A DNA window from Rhineura floridana isolate rRhiFlo1 chromosome 11, rRhiFlo1.hap2, whole genome shotgun sequence contains the following coding sequences:
- the LOC133367944 gene encoding olfactory receptor 5AP2-like, translating to MYNHGKNMSHQLDNQTAITEFLLLGFGDLQLLFLLFLAIYIMTFAGNLLVIVLITVNRHLHTPIYFFIGNLSFLETFYSSTLLPRMLASFLTGDRTISVSGCIAQFYFFGCLAGVECFLLSVMSYDRYSAICNPLHYTMIMNNKVSLILVSGSWLGSFVLNTIIIFFMSKLTFCRSNEIDHFFCDFDPLIELSCSDTHLITLVDFSFAAVSAFPPFLLTLASYVCIITTILMIPSQTGRQKTFSTCSSHLLVVTLFFGTLILVYIVPSSHSRADAKKFISLFYTILTPLVNPLIYSFRNKEVNVALRKLTSSFLYLFKRNETLLLVR from the coding sequence ATGTATAACCATGGAAAAAATATGTCTCACCAACTGGACAACCAAACAGCCATAACTGAATTCCTCCTTCTGGGATTTGGGGACCTTCAGCTTCTTTTCCTGCTCTTCCTAGCTATCTACATCATGACTTTTGCTGGGAACCTCCTCGTCATTGTTCTGATTACTGTTAATCGGCACCTTCACACACCCATTTACTTCTTTATAGGAAACCTATCCTTTTTAGAGACCTTCTACAGCTCAACACTCCTTCCCAGGATGCTAGCCAGCTTCCTGACTGGGGATAGAACTATTTCCGTTAGTGGCTGCATAGCACAGTTTTATTTCTTTGGCTGCTTGGCGGGTGTTGAATGTTTCCTTTTATCAGTGATGTCTTATGATCGGTATTCAGCCATATGCAATCCATTGCATTATACAATGATCATGAACAATAAGGTGTCTTTAATTTTAGTCTCTGGTTCTTGGCTAGGTAGCTTTGTACTAAACACCATCATCATATTTTTCATGTCCAAGTTAACATTTTGCAGGTCCAATGAAATTGACCATTTCTTTTGTGATTTTGATCCACTGATTGAACTGTCCTGTAGTGACACCCACCTGATCACATTAGTTGACTTTTCGTTTGCAGCAGTCTCTGcttttcctccttttcttttaaCTCTGGCTTCCTATGTTTGTATCATCACTACCATTTTGATGATCCCATCTCAGACTGGCAGACAAAAGACATTTTCTACTTGTTCCTCTCATTTGCTTGTGGTGACATTATTCTTTGGTACACTAATCCTGGTCTACATTGTGCCATCATCACATTCAAGAGCAGATGCTAAGAAATTTATCTCTCTCTTCTATACCATCTTGACTCCCTTGGTCAATCCTCTTATCTATAGC
- the LOC133367943 gene encoding olfactory receptor 13G1-like: MKYIEIKNQSAAMEFTLAGLTSSAKLQTLLFGIFTLIYAIALSGNFLLIFTICTCRKLHTPMYFLLFNLSLVNVFSISVITPKLLQTLWTHRNTISFYGCITQVFLFIWALSTELFILSFMAFDRYAAICHPLQYTVIMRKEMCVGIASGAWLAGMVNSAVNVGLMVQLSFCNSNIVNHFFCDIPPLLQLSCSDTSLNEMMTFVADVFFGIFSCGLTLTSYSFILRAIFRIRSTEGKKKAFSTCSSHLIVISLLFSSVIYTYTGKRASSDYSQDKFVSLLYSVVTPVINPLIYSLRNKEVKEALKTITGRVKLLRRPQV, encoded by the coding sequence ATGAAATATATTGAAATAAAGAACCAGTCTGCTGCTATGGAGTTTACACTGGCCGGTCTCACTAGCTCTGCAAAATTACAGACACTTCTCTTTGGGATATTCACACTCATCTATGCTATTGCTTTATCTGGTAACTTCCTCCTCATCTTTACCATATGTACTTGCAGAAAACtccacactcccatgtacttcctgctcttcaatttgtccttagtgaatgtgttttccatctcagttataactccaaaattgctccagactcTTTGGACCCACAGAAACACCATCTCTTTTTATGGCTGCATTACACAGGTGTTTCTCTTCATATGGGCTTTGTCAACAGAGCTTTTTATCCTCTCATTTATGGCTTTTGACCGTTATGCTGCTATCTGTCATCCTTTgcagtacacagtcatcatgaggAAGGAAATGTGTGTTGGCATAGCTAGTGGAGCGTGGCTTGCTGGGATGGTCAATTCTGCTGTAAATGTTGGACTTATGGTGCAGCTGTCCTTCTGCAACTCTAACATAGTCAACCATTTCTTCTGTGATATACCCCCACTTTTACAGCTTTCATGCTCTGACACCAGCCTGAATGAGATGATGACTTTTGTGGCAGATGTGTTCTTTGGGATTTTTAGCTGTGGGTTGACACTAACTTCTTACTCCTTTATCCTGAGAGCTATCTTCAGAATCCGTTCcactgaagggaagaagaaagctttctccacatgttcctcCCATCTCATTGTAATCAGTTTACTCTTCTCTTCAGTCATTTACACATATACAGGTAAAAGGGCCAGCTCAGACTACTCACAAGACaaatttgtttctctcctttaTTCAGTGGTAACGCCAGTTAttaatccactcatatattctctCAGAAACAAAGAAGTAAAAGAGGCACTCAAGACAATTACTGGAAGAGTCAAgctgctccggagacctcagGTCTGA